The proteins below come from a single Micromonospora citrea genomic window:
- a CDS encoding C39 family peptidase — MEETMKHHLKRQLRRLTSERPYQVAAASAAALVLASGTGALLAETDASPAAAQAPVAVTEQRVAAASRGEDRVAAVPSTAAPAASSAVPSASATSARPDPDLTRKAESPKPPKSKTLDYDYQAQTTFYNCGPAAVRHALSAAGVARSQDALGAQLGTDEMGTDSADDTTRVLNATVKGDPYRTRMIPGSAATPAQTDRLQADVVAAIAAGRGVVVNVAGSATDTDGGWHSFPGGHYIAVVGYQDEGRLVKIADSANPATASYWMSTIALANWAATRGYSA; from the coding sequence GTGGAGGAAACCATGAAGCACCACCTCAAGCGACAGCTCCGCCGCCTGACGTCCGAGCGTCCCTACCAGGTGGCCGCCGCGTCGGCCGCCGCGCTCGTGCTGGCGTCCGGCACCGGCGCGCTGCTGGCCGAGACCGACGCCTCGCCGGCCGCCGCGCAGGCCCCGGTGGCCGTGACCGAGCAGCGCGTCGCCGCCGCCTCGCGCGGCGAGGACCGCGTCGCGGCCGTCCCGTCGACCGCCGCCCCGGCCGCGTCCAGCGCCGTTCCCTCGGCGAGCGCCACCAGCGCCAGGCCGGACCCGGACCTGACCCGGAAGGCGGAGTCGCCGAAGCCGCCGAAGTCCAAGACCCTGGACTACGACTACCAGGCCCAGACGACCTTCTACAACTGCGGTCCCGCCGCCGTCCGGCACGCCCTCAGCGCCGCCGGTGTCGCGCGCAGCCAGGACGCCCTCGGCGCCCAGCTGGGCACCGACGAGATGGGCACCGACTCCGCCGACGACACCACCCGGGTGCTGAACGCGACGGTGAAGGGCGACCCGTACCGGACGCGGATGATCCCGGGCAGCGCCGCGACCCCGGCGCAGACGGACCGGCTCCAGGCCGACGTCGTCGCCGCCATCGCCGCCGGCCGGGGCGTCGTGGTGAACGTCGCCGGCAGCGCCACGGACACCGACGGCGGCTGGCACTCGTTCCCCGGCGGCCACTACATCGCCGTCGTGGGCTACCAGGACGAGGGACGGCTGGTGAAGATCGCCGACTCGGCGAACCCGGCCACCGCCTCGTACTGGATGTCCACCATCGCCCTGGCGAACTGGGCCGCCACCCGCGGCTACTCCGCCTGA
- the pseI gene encoding pseudaminic acid synthase — protein sequence MTATVKIGPHAVGPGERPLVVAEMSGNHNGSLDRALAIVDAVAASGAHALKLQTYRPDTITIDVDSPAFRLSDGHDLWGGERLWQLFERAHTPYEWHAPIFERARRHGLTVFSSPFDATAVELLEGLDAPAYKIASSELVDLPLIRLVAATGKPLVISTGMATVGEIDAAVRAAREGGAGGIVLLACTASYPAPPQDSNLRRLPVLADTFGLPVGLSDHTPGIGVPVASVAFGACLIEKHVTLRRADGGVDSDFSLEPAELTALTVESERAWAALGGTAIGPTPTEREGLRFRRSLWVVEDVRAGDPVTPAVVRSIRPAGGLPPADLDRVLGRAFARDVPRGTPLSWDLV from the coding sequence ATGACGGCGACAGTCAAGATCGGACCGCACGCGGTCGGCCCCGGCGAGCGGCCCCTCGTGGTCGCCGAGATGTCCGGCAACCACAACGGCAGCCTGGACCGGGCGCTCGCCATCGTGGACGCGGTGGCGGCCAGCGGGGCGCACGCGCTCAAGCTTCAGACGTACCGGCCGGACACCATCACCATCGACGTGGACTCCCCCGCGTTCCGCCTCTCCGACGGGCACGACCTGTGGGGCGGCGAGCGCCTGTGGCAGCTCTTCGAGCGGGCCCACACCCCGTACGAGTGGCACGCGCCCATCTTCGAACGGGCCCGGCGGCACGGCCTCACCGTGTTCTCCTCGCCCTTCGACGCGACCGCGGTGGAGCTGCTGGAAGGGCTGGACGCGCCCGCGTACAAGATCGCCTCGTCGGAGCTGGTCGACCTGCCGCTGATCCGGCTCGTCGCGGCCACCGGCAAGCCGCTGGTCATCTCCACCGGGATGGCCACCGTCGGCGAGATCGACGCGGCCGTGCGCGCCGCGCGGGAGGGCGGCGCCGGCGGCATCGTGCTGCTGGCCTGCACCGCGTCCTACCCGGCGCCGCCGCAGGACAGCAACCTGCGCCGGCTGCCCGTCCTGGCCGACACCTTCGGCCTGCCGGTGGGCCTGTCCGACCACACGCCGGGCATCGGCGTCCCGGTCGCCTCGGTGGCGTTCGGCGCCTGCCTGATCGAGAAGCACGTGACGTTGCGCCGGGCCGACGGCGGCGTCGACTCCGACTTCTCGCTGGAGCCGGCGGAGCTGACCGCCCTCACCGTCGAGTCGGAGCGGGCCTGGGCGGCACTGGGCGGCACCGCGATCGGGCCGACCCCGACCGAGCGGGAGGGGCTGCGGTTCCGCCGGTCCCTGTGGGTGGTGGAGGACGTCCGGGCCGGCGATCCGGTCACCCCGGCGGTGGTCCGCTCGATCCGGCCGGCCGGCGGGCTCCCCCCGGCCGACCTCGACCGGGTGCTCGGCCGCGCGTTCGCCCGGGACGTGCCGAGGGGAACACCGCTGAGCTGGGACCTCGTCTGA
- a CDS encoding GNAT family N-acetyltransferase, which yields MTGSPTAGPRATGPLRPADDGDLRRMLRWRNHPQVRAVSLTSHEIGPAEHAAWWSRVRVDPDRRVLVHLHDGEPAGVVTFAGLTSPDRALTWGFYLDIAGLDARGELLPAWLSLERAAIAYAFDTLGARTLGGETLAANRPVLALHRRFGFREVRRYERDIDGTPHQVVWTEKSRGR from the coding sequence ATGACCGGGTCGCCGACGGCCGGGCCGAGGGCGACCGGGCCGCTGCGGCCGGCCGACGACGGGGACCTGCGCCGGATGCTGCGCTGGCGTAACCACCCGCAGGTGCGCGCGGTGAGCCTGACCAGCCACGAGATCGGCCCGGCCGAGCACGCCGCCTGGTGGTCGCGGGTCCGCGTCGACCCGGACCGCCGGGTGCTGGTGCACCTGCACGACGGCGAGCCCGCCGGCGTGGTCACCTTCGCCGGGTTGACCTCCCCGGACCGCGCGCTCACCTGGGGCTTCTACCTCGACATCGCCGGGCTGGACGCCCGGGGAGAGCTGCTGCCGGCGTGGCTGTCGCTGGAGCGGGCGGCCATCGCGTACGCCTTCGACACCCTCGGGGCGCGGACGCTGGGCGGCGAGACGCTGGCCGCCAACCGACCGGTGCTGGCCCTGCACCGGCGCTTCGGGTTTCGCGAGGTCCGGCGCTACGAGCGGGACATCGACGGCACGCCGCACCAGGTGGTGTGGACGGAGAAGAGCAGAGGAAGATGA
- a CDS encoding polysaccharide pyruvyl transferase family protein, with protein MHQRILMRAKKGPFDVYSAEESHEANWIGENNGNLVFSHAAHKLLQTATAEITPTEFKVNPRDADMINERYDVYVVPLANAFRRSYAHRIELMTRLVERLKIPVVVLGVGVQTDVNGDREYLRPIDDVVTRFVKAVLDRSHSIGVRGEITEGYLRTLGFSAVDVIGCPSMFLHGDSLRVEKRKAALAPEDRIALTVSPYVKSMAKIIARHHERYPNLRYLPQDLKTLGTLLYGDAPEDRGRSSAIPIHTSHPLFTEDKVRMFVDPWTWMDYLSRFDFAFGTRIHGTITALVAGTPGYLFAHDSRTLELARYFDIPHRVMKEVPADVDAAQLYGEADYTALVEGHKARYETMLAFLARHDLGNAFADGDSAARFDARVRATTFPPAVRPAAATPPDVLLERIQWLHDRNTQLREDAETLREQRLRSRVKRAVGGPVRRMLNR; from the coding sequence ATGCACCAGCGGATCCTGATGCGGGCGAAGAAGGGCCCCTTCGACGTCTACTCCGCCGAGGAGTCGCACGAAGCGAACTGGATCGGCGAGAACAACGGCAACCTCGTCTTCAGCCACGCCGCGCACAAGCTGCTGCAGACCGCCACCGCCGAGATCACCCCGACCGAGTTCAAGGTCAACCCGCGCGACGCCGACATGATCAACGAGCGGTACGACGTCTACGTGGTGCCGCTGGCCAACGCCTTCCGGCGCAGCTACGCCCACCGCATCGAGCTCATGACGAGACTCGTCGAGCGGCTGAAGATCCCGGTCGTGGTGCTCGGCGTGGGCGTGCAGACCGACGTCAACGGCGACCGGGAGTACCTGCGCCCGATCGACGACGTGGTGACCCGGTTCGTCAAGGCGGTGCTCGACCGCTCGCACAGCATCGGCGTACGCGGTGAGATCACCGAGGGCTACCTGCGCACCCTGGGCTTCTCCGCCGTCGACGTGATCGGCTGCCCGTCGATGTTCCTGCACGGCGACAGCCTGCGGGTGGAGAAGCGGAAGGCGGCGCTCGCGCCGGAGGACCGGATCGCGCTCACCGTCTCGCCGTACGTCAAGTCGATGGCGAAGATCATCGCCCGGCACCACGAGCGGTACCCGAACCTGCGCTACCTGCCGCAGGACCTCAAGACGCTCGGCACCCTGCTCTACGGCGACGCCCCCGAGGACCGGGGCAGGTCCAGCGCCATCCCGATCCACACCTCGCACCCCCTGTTCACCGAGGACAAGGTGCGGATGTTCGTCGACCCGTGGACCTGGATGGACTACCTGTCCCGGTTCGACTTCGCGTTCGGCACCCGCATCCACGGCACCATCACGGCGCTGGTCGCCGGCACGCCCGGCTACCTGTTCGCGCACGACTCGCGCACCCTGGAGCTCGCCCGCTACTTCGACATCCCGCACCGGGTGATGAAGGAGGTGCCGGCCGACGTCGACGCCGCCCAGCTCTACGGGGAGGCGGACTACACGGCGCTGGTCGAGGGTCACAAGGCGCGCTACGAGACGATGCTCGCCTTCCTCGCCAGGCACGACCTCGGCAACGCCTTCGCCGACGGCGACAGCGCCGCCCGGTTCGACGCGCGGGTGCGGGCCACCACCTTCCCGCCCGCCGTGCGGCCGGCCGCCGCGACGCCACCGGACGTGCTGCTGGAGCGGATCCAGTGGCTGCACGACCGCAACACCCAGCTGCGCGAGGACGCGGAGACGCTGCGTGAGCAGCGCCTGCGCTCCCGGGTCAAGCGGGCCGTGGGCGGCCCGGTGCGCCGCATGCTGAACCGTTAA